In Streptomyces nojiriensis, one genomic interval encodes:
- a CDS encoding ArsR/SmtB family transcription factor, giving the protein MQAELAFSVSDLAQMRFAVSPMWEVGPSYRLLASGAASPVHRPWTGQVRPRLAAAGLDRGWLAELIPPSGYVPDFLNPAPAGAAPSLTEELAGIRAAPASRVRQDLDRLRQEQGRLGPRTRTLYADPRDRLVQVAEEIGTYWELALAPYWARIRAVLDADVFHRARHAAEHGAGRLFNDLHPSVSWGDDALRLSRRSRPLSRGTAGAGLLLIPSVFIGPVPFTRVTPPEPPQLAYPARGTGSLWEPRPAGRTEALAAVLGRSRTRLLTELESPASTTELARRTGLSAAGVSQYLTALRAAGLVSAHRAGRSVLYARTAVAEALLVAHTPGVERGRSPGGTPC; this is encoded by the coding sequence GTGCAGGCGGAGCTGGCGTTCTCCGTGAGCGATCTCGCGCAGATGCGGTTCGCCGTCTCACCGATGTGGGAGGTCGGGCCCAGCTACCGGCTGCTGGCCTCCGGAGCCGCGTCCCCCGTGCACCGGCCCTGGACCGGGCAGGTGCGGCCGCGGCTGGCGGCCGCCGGCCTCGACCGGGGCTGGCTGGCCGAACTGATCCCTCCCTCGGGGTACGTACCCGACTTCCTCAACCCGGCGCCCGCCGGTGCGGCTCCCTCCCTGACGGAGGAACTGGCCGGGATCCGGGCCGCGCCCGCCTCCCGGGTCCGCCAGGACCTCGACCGGCTGCGGCAGGAACAGGGACGCCTCGGCCCGCGCACCCGGACCCTGTACGCCGACCCGCGGGACCGCCTGGTCCAGGTCGCGGAAGAGATCGGGACCTACTGGGAGCTGGCTCTGGCGCCCTACTGGGCACGGATCCGCGCGGTGCTCGACGCCGATGTCTTCCACCGGGCCCGGCACGCCGCCGAGCACGGCGCGGGCCGCCTCTTCAACGACCTCCACCCCTCGGTGAGCTGGGGCGACGACGCGCTTCGGCTGTCCCGCCGGAGTCGGCCGCTGTCCCGCGGGACGGCGGGCGCCGGGCTGCTTCTGATCCCCTCGGTCTTCATCGGACCGGTCCCCTTCACCCGGGTGACGCCCCCGGAACCGCCGCAACTCGCCTATCCGGCGCGCGGTACCGGCTCACTGTGGGAGCCCCGGCCCGCCGGCCGGACCGAAGCCCTGGCCGCCGTACTCGGCCGCTCCCGCACCCGGCTGCTGACCGAGCTGGAATCCCCGGCCTCCACCACCGAACTGGCCCGCCGTACGGGGCTCTCGGCCGCCGGAGTGTCCCAGTACCTGACCGCGCTGCGTGCGGCGGGCCTGGTCAGCGCCCACCGGGCCGGCCGCTCCGTGCTCTATGCCCGCACCGCCGTCGCCGAGGCCCTCCTCGTCGCCCACACCCCGGGCGTGGAGCGGGGACGATCACCGGGCGGGACACCCTGCTGA
- a CDS encoding NUDIX hydrolase, which produces METTHRPAVRVICLDAAHRLLLLHWRDPFDGVLLWEPPGGGIEPGETPLIAARRELAEETGLDPAAVLDRSVPVERDVRWNGKRYVGAEDFFVARFAEERPALSATGLLPDERVNFHAYAWIDWSDLTTLPDRVEPPALMSVLAALVPDCPWHDPDASPVLSSDHWRVASAPGRLPAAAGTICDAW; this is translated from the coding sequence GTGGAGACCACACATCGGCCCGCCGTGCGGGTGATCTGCCTGGACGCCGCCCACCGCCTGCTCCTGCTGCACTGGCGTGACCCGTTCGACGGTGTGCTGCTCTGGGAGCCGCCTGGCGGCGGCATCGAGCCGGGCGAGACACCGCTGATCGCGGCCCGTCGGGAACTGGCCGAGGAGACCGGCCTGGACCCCGCCGCCGTCCTCGACCGCTCGGTGCCGGTCGAACGCGACGTCCGGTGGAACGGGAAGCGGTATGTCGGGGCGGAGGATTTCTTCGTGGCCCGATTCGCCGAGGAGCGGCCGGCTTTGAGTGCGACGGGGCTCCTCCCCGATGAGCGGGTCAACTTCCACGCATACGCGTGGATCGACTGGTCCGACCTGACCACGCTGCCGGATCGGGTCGAGCCGCCGGCGTTGATGTCCGTTCTCGCCGCCCTGGTACCGGACTGCCCCTGGCACGACCCGGATGCCTCGCCTGTTCTGAGTTCAGATCACTGGCGGGTTGCTTCGGCTCCCGGGAGGCTTCCGGCTGCTGCAGGAACGATCTGTGACGCGTGGTGA
- a CDS encoding ArsR/SmtB family transcription factor, whose protein sequence is MQVPLYQAKAEFFRMLGHPVRIRVLELLQNGPVPVRDLLAAIDVEASNLSQQLAVLRRSGIVVSIRDGATVSYALAGGDVADLLRAARRILTELLTGQSELLAELKQLGPQSDRADKVIGR, encoded by the coding sequence ATGCAGGTCCCCCTCTACCAGGCGAAGGCCGAGTTCTTCCGCATGCTCGGACACCCCGTCCGCATCCGCGTCCTGGAACTCCTGCAGAACGGCCCCGTACCGGTACGCGACCTCCTCGCCGCGATCGACGTCGAGGCATCGAACCTCTCCCAGCAGTTGGCGGTCCTGCGCCGGTCCGGCATCGTCGTTTCCATCCGCGACGGAGCGACCGTCAGCTACGCCCTGGCCGGCGGCGACGTGGCCGACCTCCTGCGCGCGGCGCGCCGCATCCTGACCGAGCTCCTGACGGGCCAGAGCGAACTCCTGGCCGAACTGAAGCAGTTGGGACCGCAATCGGACCGCGCGGACAAGGTCATCGGCCGCTGA
- a CDS encoding aldo/keto reductase, whose protein sequence is MTSQTTPADAAGTWNLGDLKINRIGFGAMRLPQTGEAFADDAVPRDRGRAIGVLRRAIELGVNHIDTAAFYFSPLRSANELINTALSPYPEDLVITTKVGPGRDPSGAWSHATPERLRGQVEENLRQLGRDHLDVVNLRIVGTDSIAERFGALAELRTAGLIRHLGISNVTPEHLAEARAIAPVVCVQNMYGIGVRPEHDGFVRACGEQGIAFVPFYSIAGTGRQAGAIGAEHEGVRAVARAHGASPAQVRLAWTLRRGRHVLAIPGTGDPDHLDANVAAGALRLSEEDLAVLEAVHHG, encoded by the coding sequence ATGACCTCACAGACGACGCCCGCGGACGCGGCGGGCACGTGGAACCTCGGCGACCTGAAGATCAACCGGATCGGCTTCGGCGCGATGCGCCTGCCCCAGACGGGCGAGGCCTTCGCGGACGACGCCGTGCCCCGGGACCGCGGCCGGGCGATCGGCGTGCTGCGCCGGGCGATCGAGCTCGGGGTGAACCACATCGACACGGCCGCGTTCTACTTCTCGCCGCTGCGCTCCGCCAACGAGCTGATCAACACCGCGCTGTCCCCCTACCCCGAGGACCTCGTGATCACCACCAAGGTCGGACCGGGCCGGGACCCGTCCGGGGCGTGGAGCCACGCCACCCCGGAGCGGCTGCGCGGCCAGGTCGAGGAGAACCTGCGCCAGCTCGGCCGCGACCACCTCGACGTGGTGAACCTGCGGATCGTCGGGACCGATTCCATCGCCGAGCGCTTCGGCGCGCTGGCCGAACTCCGCACGGCGGGCCTCATCCGCCACCTCGGCATCTCCAACGTCACCCCCGAGCACCTCGCCGAGGCCCGGGCCATCGCGCCGGTGGTCTGCGTGCAGAACATGTACGGGATCGGGGTGCGGCCCGAGCACGACGGGTTCGTGCGCGCCTGCGGTGAGCAGGGCATCGCGTTCGTCCCCTTCTACTCCATCGCCGGGACCGGACGGCAGGCCGGCGCGATCGGGGCCGAGCACGAGGGGGTGCGTGCCGTCGCCCGGGCGCACGGCGCGAGCCCGGCGCAGGTACGGCTGGCGTGGACGCTCCGGCGGGGACGACACGTTCTGGCCATTCCCGGCACGGGCGACCCGGATCACCTGGACGCGAACGTGGCCGCCGGGGCCCTGCGCCTGTCCGAGGAGGATCTGGCGGTCCTGGAGGCCGTGCACCACGGCTGA
- a CDS encoding response regulator, with the protein MIRVLLADDQLLVRAGFRALLDAQPDIEVAGEAADGEEAVRLVRELSPDVVLMDIRMPVLDGLAATRRIGEDGSLAAVRVVMLTTFELDEYVFEAIRSGASGFLVKDTEPEELLRAVRAVVAGDALLSPGVTRRLISEFAARSKQPATAAGLGRLTDREREVMALVGMGLSNEEIARRLVVSPLTAKTHVSRTMVKLGARDRAQLVVLAYESGLVRPGWLG; encoded by the coding sequence GTGATCCGCGTACTGCTCGCCGACGACCAGCTGCTGGTGCGGGCCGGGTTCCGGGCACTGCTCGACGCCCAGCCCGACATCGAGGTGGCGGGCGAGGCCGCCGACGGCGAGGAGGCGGTACGGCTGGTCCGGGAGCTGAGCCCCGACGTCGTGCTCATGGACATCCGGATGCCGGTGCTGGACGGACTCGCCGCGACCCGCCGGATCGGCGAGGACGGGTCCCTGGCCGCCGTGCGGGTGGTCATGCTCACCACCTTCGAGCTCGACGAGTACGTCTTCGAGGCGATCCGGTCGGGCGCCTCCGGCTTCCTGGTCAAGGACACCGAGCCGGAGGAACTGCTGCGGGCGGTCCGGGCGGTGGTCGCGGGTGACGCCCTCCTGTCCCCCGGTGTCACCCGCCGCCTGATCTCGGAGTTCGCGGCCCGTTCGAAACAGCCCGCCACGGCGGCCGGGCTGGGCCGGCTCACCGACCGGGAACGGGAGGTGATGGCCCTGGTCGGCATGGGCCTGTCCAACGAGGAGATCGCCCGCCGCCTGGTCGTCAGCCCCCTCACGGCCAAGACGCACGTCAGCCGCACCATGGTCAAACTGGGCGCCCGGGACCGCGCCCAACTGGTCGTCCTGGCCTACGAATCCGGCCTGGTCCGCCCGGGCTGGCTCGGCTGA
- a CDS encoding oxidoreductase, which yields MLSYDELTSPERELWDAFPEGGRVDLAAGAAQDVPVAEGGRWGPERTVRAAVIVALLQGANTAQPGGIASLRLAGARISGHLDLAGAQIAHAFRLTDCWFEEGVDLSGASTRSIGLVGCRVPGVEAGLIRVEGRFDLRRSRVVKGPASPFHRRLTALSLINAHVSGAVNLSAAEITAPGEWAVSAGGLVAEGGVYCLDGFVAHGEVRLMGAQLPGGLHMRGALLESPGPRGVLLALDNAVASTLDFSDGFTANGTVRLRGARISGDLTFDGAVLNGPADGRGPALAAPLMHAVDFDLTLARPPSGMVDLRGAQVSYLHDSDRSWPEVVELDGFVYGSVKAGGAGEAGGRRDSVARRVGWLRRSPGYNPQPYEQLAGWYRKAGHDDDARRVLLAKHRHRRRTLPLAARVWGHLLDVTVGYGYRPWLAGVWLLALTLVGTLAFGTHSPQPVKPDEGAPFQPLVYTLDLLIPIGGLGQRTAWYWTQGGLQWLAYLLIAFGWVLTTAVIAGVTRTLQKS from the coding sequence GTGCTCTCATACGACGAGTTGACCTCACCGGAGCGTGAGTTGTGGGACGCGTTCCCCGAGGGAGGCCGCGTCGACCTGGCCGCCGGCGCGGCGCAGGACGTCCCGGTCGCCGAGGGCGGGCGGTGGGGCCCCGAGCGGACGGTACGGGCCGCGGTGATCGTGGCGCTGCTCCAGGGCGCGAATACCGCGCAGCCAGGCGGTATCGCGAGCCTGAGGCTTGCCGGGGCGCGGATATCGGGGCACCTCGACCTGGCGGGCGCCCAGATCGCCCACGCCTTCCGGCTCACGGACTGCTGGTTCGAGGAGGGTGTGGACCTCTCCGGGGCGTCGACCCGGTCGATCGGGCTCGTGGGCTGCCGAGTACCGGGCGTGGAGGCCGGCCTGATCCGGGTCGAGGGACGGTTCGACCTGCGGCGTTCCCGCGTGGTGAAGGGTCCTGCCTCGCCCTTCCACCGCAGGCTCACCGCCTTGTCGCTGATCAACGCCCATGTGAGCGGCGCCGTGAACCTGAGCGCCGCCGAGATCACCGCACCCGGGGAATGGGCGGTGTCCGCCGGGGGACTGGTCGCGGAGGGCGGTGTCTACTGCCTGGACGGATTCGTCGCCCACGGCGAGGTCCGTCTGATGGGGGCGCAACTGCCCGGTGGGCTGCACATGCGGGGCGCCCTGCTGGAGAGCCCCGGTCCGCGCGGGGTGCTGCTCGCCCTGGACAATGCGGTGGCCTCGACACTCGATTTCTCGGACGGGTTCACGGCGAACGGGACCGTACGGCTGCGGGGAGCCCGGATCTCGGGCGACCTGACCTTCGACGGGGCGGTTCTGAACGGGCCGGCGGACGGCCGCGGCCCGGCCCTGGCCGCCCCGCTGATGCACGCCGTCGACTTCGACCTCACCCTCGCCCGGCCACCGTCCGGCATGGTGGACCTGCGGGGCGCGCAGGTGTCCTACCTCCACGACAGCGACCGGAGCTGGCCGGAGGTGGTGGAGCTGGACGGTTTCGTCTACGGCTCCGTCAAGGCGGGCGGGGCGGGCGAGGCGGGCGGACGGCGGGACTCCGTGGCCCGCCGCGTGGGGTGGCTGCGACGCAGCCCGGGCTACAACCCCCAGCCCTACGAGCAGTTGGCCGGCTGGTACCGGAAGGCCGGCCATGACGACGACGCCCGCCGCGTGCTCCTGGCCAAGCACCGCCATCGCCGCCGGACCCTGCCCCTGGCCGCGCGCGTGTGGGGGCACCTGCTGGACGTGACCGTCGGCTACGGATACCGCCCCTGGCTGGCCGGTGTCTGGCTCCTTGCCCTGACCCTGGTGGGCACCCTGGCCTTCGGAACCCACTCTCCCCAACCGGTCAAACCGGACGAAGGTGCCCCGTTCCAGCCCCTCGTCTACACGCTGGACCTCTTGATCCCCATCGGCGGCCTGGGCCAGCGCACGGCCTGGTACTGGACGCAAGGCGGCCTCCAGTGGCTGGCCTACCTGCTGATCGCCTTCGGCTGGGTGCTGACGACCGCCGTCATCGCCGGTGTCACCCGCACCCTGCAGAAGAGCTAG
- a CDS encoding alpha/beta hydrolase family protein — MRRRLFLVGAAVATALASTLSTTTAQAGTRPVEPPGTALVLPAPSGHHPVGRTVVHLKDESRADPWVPSEQRELMVSLWYPAVRPSDTPAPYMTAEESRQYAAATGLNLPADLFAGVRTHSTVDAKPAKARGGLPLVVLSPGFGMPRATLTGLAEELAARGYAVAGIGHNYEADGISFPDGRTTSCVACVNRDYPKVGAVRAEDISFVLDELTGARSAWKHGAPVDTGRVAVVGHSAGGFSTIPAMLRDPRVKAAVNMDGNFRFPNDTPLDRPFLMLGQPSHVPGGIDPTWDETWNELTGWKRWLSVDDIGHLSFTDLAPLAKQFGMPLQRLDGDRADAITRTYVTAFVDTHLRGRDPRLLDGPTAGFPEVRFHRPLGVPSP, encoded by the coding sequence ATGCGACGACGCTTGTTCCTGGTCGGTGCCGCTGTTGCCACGGCTCTGGCGAGCACCTTGTCCACCACGACCGCCCAGGCCGGCACCCGCCCCGTAGAGCCGCCCGGGACCGCACTCGTGCTGCCCGCGCCGTCCGGGCACCACCCGGTCGGCAGGACCGTCGTCCACCTGAAGGACGAGAGCCGGGCCGACCCCTGGGTCCCCTCGGAGCAGCGGGAGCTGATGGTCTCCCTCTGGTACCCGGCCGTCAGGCCTTCGGACACACCCGCGCCCTATATGACAGCAGAGGAATCCAGGCAGTACGCGGCAGCCACCGGACTGAACCTGCCGGCCGACCTGTTCGCCGGCGTGAGGACCCACTCGACGGTCGACGCCAAGCCGGCGAAGGCCCGCGGCGGACTGCCACTGGTCGTCCTGTCACCGGGCTTCGGCATGCCTCGCGCCACCCTCACCGGCCTCGCCGAGGAGTTAGCGGCCCGGGGCTACGCCGTAGCCGGCATCGGACACAACTACGAGGCGGACGGCATCTCGTTCCCCGACGGGCGCACCACCTCCTGCGTGGCGTGCGTGAACAGGGACTACCCCAAGGTCGGCGCCGTCCGGGCCGAGGACATCTCCTTCGTGCTCGACGAGCTCACCGGCGCCCGGTCGGCCTGGAAGCACGGCGCACCCGTCGACACCGGCCGCGTAGCCGTCGTGGGGCACTCGGCCGGCGGTTTCAGCACGATCCCGGCCATGCTGCGCGACCCGCGCGTCAAGGCGGCGGTCAACATGGACGGCAACTTCCGGTTCCCGAACGACACCCCGCTGGACCGCCCGTTCCTGATGCTCGGCCAGCCCAGCCACGTACCCGGCGGCATCGATCCGACCTGGGACGAGACCTGGAACGAACTGACCGGATGGAAGCGCTGGCTGAGCGTCGACGACATCGGGCACCTGTCCTTCACCGACCTGGCGCCCCTGGCCAAGCAGTTCGGCATGCCGCTCCAACGACTGGACGGTGACCGCGCCGACGCCATCACCAGGACCTACGTGACGGCGTTCGTCGACACCCACCTGCGAGGACGGGACCCCCGGCTGCTGGACGGCCCCACGGCAGGTTTCCCGGAAGTCCGCTTCCACCGCCCTCTGGGAGTGCCGTCACCCTAG
- a CDS encoding toxin Doc, which produces MELHIDHRWLLERQEALFKDVAVADHSALVAAVARHRVNTPSLEVDAPDAYWRAAALLDAIVLLRPLPDSNEYFAYGVAVAYIEASGKAVDATYEQWRDLITDIRMLRATVFDVAARLRSWQPTQTV; this is translated from the coding sequence GTGGAACTGCACATCGATCACCGCTGGCTGCTGGAGCGGCAGGAGGCGCTGTTCAAGGACGTGGCGGTGGCCGACCACTCCGCCCTGGTCGCCGCCGTGGCCCGGCACCGGGTGAACACGCCCAGCCTGGAAGTGGACGCCCCCGACGCCTACTGGCGCGCGGCCGCGCTGCTCGACGCGATCGTGCTGCTCCGGCCCCTGCCCGACTCCAACGAGTACTTCGCCTACGGGGTCGCCGTCGCGTACATCGAGGCCTCCGGCAAGGCCGTGGACGCCACCTACGAGCAGTGGCGCGACCTCATCACCGACATCCGCATGCTGCGCGCCACCGTCTTCGACGTGGCCGCCCGGCTCCGTTCCTGGCAGCCGACCCAGACGGTGTAG
- a CDS encoding MurR/RpiR family transcriptional regulator → MSSGQQARAQAAAITPGGQSSEEVRPPADRLLALFDGRRLSPGQRRIAQYLIDHLTEAAFLSITELAERVGVSQPSVTRFAASLGFSGYPALRDVLQPIALSAVAGAADTRAQIRRNELQEAVDAEIENLENVRRLLADTDQVLDIGRELAASVPLTILGLRISVSLAEYFAYAARRIHPDVRLVTRGGSVAFDALLQSRAAGGTWVLAFAMPRHAKETLAAIRAARSTGLRVVLITDPTLGPLVDEADVALTAGTGSRLVFDSYAAPGMLSAALLQAMADADPERTQARLESYEHVADQHGFFL, encoded by the coding sequence GTGTCATCGGGGCAGCAGGCACGCGCACAAGCGGCTGCGATCACACCAGGGGGGCAGTCGTCCGAAGAGGTCCGTCCTCCGGCCGACCGGCTCCTCGCGCTCTTCGACGGACGCCGCCTGTCACCGGGCCAGCGCCGCATCGCCCAATACCTGATCGACCACCTCACCGAGGCCGCGTTCCTCTCGATCACCGAACTGGCCGAACGGGTGGGCGTGAGCCAGCCCTCGGTGACCCGCTTCGCCGCCTCCCTCGGCTTCAGCGGCTACCCCGCCCTGCGTGACGTGCTGCAGCCGATCGCGCTCAGCGCCGTCGCCGGCGCCGCGGACACCAGGGCGCAGATCCGCCGCAACGAGCTGCAGGAGGCCGTCGACGCCGAGATCGAGAACCTGGAGAACGTGCGGAGGCTGCTCGCCGACACCGACCAGGTGCTGGACATCGGCCGAGAGCTGGCCGCCTCCGTGCCCCTGACCATCCTGGGCCTGCGCATCTCGGTCTCGCTCGCGGAGTACTTCGCGTACGCGGCCCGGCGCATCCACCCCGACGTGCGCCTGGTGACCCGCGGCGGCAGCGTCGCCTTCGACGCGCTGCTGCAGTCCAGGGCGGCCGGCGGGACGTGGGTGCTGGCCTTCGCCATGCCGCGGCACGCCAAGGAGACCCTGGCCGCCATCCGCGCCGCCCGCAGTACGGGGCTGCGTGTGGTCCTGATCACGGACCCCACCCTGGGGCCGCTGGTGGACGAGGCGGACGTGGCCTTGACGGCGGGCACCGGGTCCCGGCTGGTTTTCGACTCGTACGCGGCGCCCGGGATGCTGTCCGCGGCCCTGTTGCAGGCGATGGCCGACGCGGACCCGGAGCGGACGCAGGCACGGCTGGAGAGCTACGAGCACGTGGCCGACCAGCACGGCTTCTTCCTCTAG
- a CDS encoding SHOCT domain-containing protein has product MDTFTTLAYDGPGPWILFVPLIWAAVVVGVVTVLRRTVRHGRRGAAAYGERSPIAILGRRFAAGEIDEDEYWRRLSVLDEQFGRSSLKDGTA; this is encoded by the coding sequence ATGGACACCTTCACCACCCTGGCCTACGACGGGCCCGGCCCGTGGATCCTGTTCGTTCCGCTGATCTGGGCGGCGGTCGTCGTCGGTGTCGTCACCGTGCTGCGCCGTACCGTCCGGCACGGGCGCCGCGGGGCAGCGGCGTACGGTGAGCGGTCGCCGATCGCGATCCTGGGGCGGCGCTTCGCCGCCGGGGAGATCGACGAGGACGAGTACTGGCGGCGGCTGTCCGTCCTGGACGAGCAGTTCGGCCGGTCGTCCCTCAAGGACGGGACTGCGTGA
- a CDS encoding DUF6529 family protein: MSHARPALRRPEAGLALALAFAAAVAVFFAVFLVGRANTPDYTATLFGQADTDAMRLKAQLATGVLALAALQLVLALWMYGRLPGVRRVPGPVPLTHRIVGVVLFALSIPITVHCIQAYGVQLNGSRAAVHSIAGCFFYGAFAAKVLLVRSRRLPGWALPLAGGALVVVVVVLWYTSALWFFNGNSVPVLSLGHHHLPPGRT; encoded by the coding sequence ATGTCGCACGCCCGGCCCGCACTGCGCCGCCCGGAAGCCGGACTCGCTCTCGCACTGGCGTTCGCGGCGGCCGTCGCGGTCTTCTTCGCCGTCTTCCTGGTCGGCCGGGCGAACACGCCGGACTACACCGCGACCCTGTTCGGCCAGGCGGACACCGATGCCATGCGTCTCAAGGCACAGCTCGCCACCGGCGTCCTGGCGCTGGCCGCCCTCCAGCTGGTGCTGGCGCTGTGGATGTACGGCAGGCTGCCCGGGGTGCGCCGGGTGCCGGGCCCGGTGCCCCTCACCCACCGGATCGTCGGCGTGGTCCTGTTCGCCCTCAGCATCCCGATCACGGTGCACTGCATCCAGGCGTACGGCGTGCAGCTGAACGGCTCGCGTGCGGCAGTGCACTCGATCGCGGGCTGCTTCTTTTACGGGGCCTTCGCCGCCAAGGTCCTGCTGGTGCGGAGCCGGCGCCTGCCGGGCTGGGCCCTGCCGCTGGCGGGGGGCGCACTGGTGGTCGTGGTGGTGGTCCTCTGGTACACGAGTGCGCTGTGGTTCTTCAACGGGAACAGCGTGCCGGTGCTGTCGCTCGGACACCACCATCTGCCACCGGGGCGGACGTGA
- a CDS encoding nuclear transport factor 2 family protein, with the protein MADRATMERVWEAHTAGEFVAQDVEATMATMDDDPIVVHVPTAMGGSGYDGVKDFYARWFIGRNPDDFTVRSISRTVGDDSLVDEMIVSFTHDIEVPWVLPGLAPTGQQVRIPVIAVVDFRGPRVRSERIYWDQTAVLAQTQLLNDDIVRRLPVITTPLDVLDGRVPLNQLTSPRLDVEP; encoded by the coding sequence ATGGCTGATCGCGCAACGATGGAGCGTGTCTGGGAAGCCCACACCGCCGGCGAGTTCGTGGCGCAGGACGTGGAGGCTACGATGGCCACGATGGACGACGACCCCATCGTCGTCCATGTGCCGACCGCCATGGGCGGTAGTGGGTACGACGGCGTCAAGGACTTCTACGCACGCTGGTTCATTGGACGGAACCCGGACGATTTCACTGTGCGTTCGATATCCCGCACGGTGGGAGACGACAGCCTCGTAGACGAAATGATCGTGTCGTTCACCCACGACATCGAGGTGCCCTGGGTTCTGCCTGGATTGGCACCCACCGGGCAGCAGGTCCGTATACCCGTCATCGCCGTCGTGGACTTCCGAGGCCCGCGTGTGCGGAGCGAGCGCATCTACTGGGATCAAACGGCGGTGCTCGCGCAGACGCAGTTGCTGAACGACGACATCGTCCGGCGCCTGCCCGTGATCACCACACCGTTGGACGTACTGGACGGCAGGGTCCCCCTCAACCAGCTGACGTCGCCCCGCCTCGATGTCGAACCGTGA
- a CDS encoding S1 family peptidase yields the protein MNKPLTGALLSLLLLGAAATPAVAAPTAPSTTTAPTATSTAPEATALAVDFAGTVALSNCSGSVVRAPGSQPNDLALVLSNGHCLESGFPAAGEVVKDRPSSRSFSLLNSAGSKVGTLRASKIAYATMTDTDISIYQLTRTYAQIQSQYGITALTLDGARPAQGSAIKVVSGYWKRIYSCNVDGFAYRLKEGDWTWKDSVRYTSACNTIGGTSGSPVVDTATGKVVAVNNTGNEDGARCTVNNPCEVDQNGNVTVRQGINYAQQTYIVVPCIAPGNKIDLNRPGCVLPKP from the coding sequence ATGAACAAGCCTCTCACCGGCGCCTTACTCTCCCTGCTCCTGCTGGGAGCGGCGGCCACCCCCGCCGTGGCCGCGCCCACCGCCCCGTCCACCACCACCGCACCCACCGCCACATCCACCGCCCCCGAGGCCACCGCCCTGGCGGTCGACTTCGCGGGCACCGTGGCCCTCAGCAACTGTTCCGGCTCCGTCGTCCGCGCGCCCGGCTCCCAGCCGAACGACCTCGCGCTGGTCCTGTCCAACGGGCACTGCCTGGAGTCGGGCTTCCCGGCGGCCGGCGAGGTCGTCAAGGACCGCCCGTCCAGCCGCTCGTTCTCGCTGCTCAACTCGGCGGGATCGAAGGTCGGTACGCTCCGCGCCAGCAAGATCGCATACGCGACGATGACCGACACCGACATCTCGATCTACCAGCTCACCCGGACCTACGCCCAGATCCAGAGCCAGTACGGCATCACCGCGCTGACCCTCGACGGCGCACGCCCGGCCCAGGGCTCGGCGATCAAGGTGGTCTCCGGCTACTGGAAGCGGATCTACAGCTGCAACGTGGACGGCTTCGCCTACCGCCTCAAGGAGGGCGACTGGACCTGGAAGGACTCGGTCCGCTACACCTCCGCCTGCAACACCATCGGCGGCACCTCCGGGTCACCGGTGGTCGACACGGCGACCGGCAAGGTCGTCGCCGTCAACAACACGGGCAACGAGGACGGCGCCCGCTGCACGGTGAACAACCCGTGCGAGGTCGACCAGAACGGCAACGTGACGGTCCGCCAGGGCATCAACTACGCGCAGCAGACGTACATCGTCGTCCCGTGCATAGCGCCCGGCAACAAGATCGACCTGAACCGCCCCGGCTGCGTGCTGCCCAAGCCGTAA